AGATATCAAAGCATATTTACCAAGATCCGTGAGACGTTTAGGGGATCGGGCGGAGTCCATAGACATATCTCTAGATCTTGATCGCTTTCGACGAATGGGAGACCTACTAAAACTCTTCCTTCTAATAGGCGATCTCGAGCGTCTCCTTCTAACTGGAGATTTGCATACACTTGCTCTTCTGACAGGAGACCTTGACTTTTTCCGTCTTGGTGGTGTTCGACTTTTCCGCCTTTGTTTAGCACTGTAGTAATCTTTAGAAGAATCTTTAGAGCTTGACCTTTTTCTTCTCTTTTCAACTGTTTTCTTGTCCCTTGATGAGGACCGTGACCGCGTTTTCCGCTTACGTGAAATATCACTCTGTGAGGGACTCGGAGAACGATCAGACTTTGACTGTTTGCCGGTCGGTGATTTTGATGCAGATTTAGACCTCTTTTTTCTGGGGGAGGAAACAGAACGCGAGCGTTTCCTCTGAGAAGCGGACCGAGACCTTCTCCTGCGGGAGGCAGATGTAGAACGAGATCGTCTTTTTCTTGGTACAGATGGAGAACGGGAGTGCCGATTGTGAGATACAGACAATGATGGGGATCTCTTTCTGCGAAACTCCGGTGATGGCGATCGTCTCCTACGAGAAGTTGCGGGTGAATTAGATCGCCTTCTGCGAGTGGTAAAGGGTGAAGGAGAACGCCTCCTGCGAGGTGCAGATGGTGATCGAGAACGCTTTCTGCGAGTGGAAGAGGGAGATCGTCTCCTACGAGTGACAATAGGGGAAGGAGAGCGTCTCCTGCGAGTGACAATAGAAGGAGAGCGTCTCCTGCGAGTGACAATAGGTGAAGGAGAGCGCCTCCTGCGAGTGACAGAGGGTGAACGTCTCCTCCGAGTGGTAGGTGAAGGGGAGCGTCTGCTACGAGATGCAGTCGGTGAAGGGGAGCGTCTCCTGCGTGAAGCAGAAACTGAACGTCTCCGGCGCATCACGGAAGGTGAAGGAGAGCTTTTTTTGCGAGTTGCAGGAGATGAAGGGGAGCGTCTTCTGCGGGACAATGATTGAGATCGTCTCCTACTGGGGACTGATTGTGAACGAGACCGCCTACGAATCTCGGAGGGCGATCGAGAGTGCCTCCTATTACTCTTGCGACCAACAGAAGATGACTTTGAACGCTTTCTAGGAGAGACTGATACAGAATGAGACCGCCTTCTACTTCCGACAGAAGCTGACCTTGAAGATCTCTTGCGCACCACATGTGTGGATTCCTTCTTTTTTACTACAGGAGATTGTCTATTGCTTTCAGTAGAAGCTGAGCGAGACTTGCTTCTCCTTGATTTCACCAGAGACTTCGCATGTGACTTCTTGGTTACAGATTTAGAGCGAGAACGTTTATTTTTTGGGACAGACTTAGATCTAGATTTTTTTCTGTCTCGGGATCTTGATCGTGAATGTTCTGGTCTGCTTTTCACTTCTGAGATGGGATCTGTATTCCTAGATGCAGGTTGAGACTGTGTATAGTCAGCATCTGTCAGGGTTTTTTGCGGTGTACTCTGCTGGGTAGTATCCAAAGAAATGTCTTCTTGCATCAAAGGCAAAACTCTTGATGTTTCAGATTCGGAAGTGTTCATTAACTTAGAAGTGCACTGTGCCTCAGAAGTGTCAGGAATATTTTTTAATAGAGACATTTGTTCTGTTTTGTCTTCACTCCTGAAAGTTAGATTTTCTGTACTGTCTGAACCTGAATCTAGCTGAACAACTGGCTGCTCATTTTCTACAGACTGATGAATAGAATGGTTTTCATCGGTTGAAGACAAGGAAGAACCTGGATACTCTAGGGTACAATCAGCAACTGGAGAAGGAACTGAATGTTCTTGTCGAGTTTCTGAAGTAGACATGTGCTCTGTCAAAGGAGATTCAGAAGAAACTTCCTTTACAAAATTCGGTTGTGGATCAACGTCTTCATTGCAAGGCTCACATTTTTCTGGTACTTCATGTATAGCTAAGCATGCACTGTTACTTAAGCTTTCCTCAGAGTCCACTGAAGGCAGATCTAAAGCTTTGTTAGGTTCAGGATGGATAGTGGTTGAGTCATGGACCAGTAGTTCTTCGGTATGTTGTGGTTGTTGATTATGCAAGTCAATGGGCTGATCAGAATCGTAGGGCAATAGCTCAGGTGGTGCATGAAAAACTGAAGAACCTTGTTCAGTAGAATAATCTGAAATACTGAGAAAAGAGTTTGCAGGTTGCTCAGAATCATAAGGTAGAAGTTCTGGTGGTGGTTGCGAATTAAATGGGACTGGCTCAGATGATGGTCCAGTACAAGTATCTGTAGGCTGATCAGAATCATAAGGCAATAGGTCAGGTGGAGTAATTGTAAAATGGTGACTCGTAATACATTCCCCATTATCCTCAGGTTTATGCTTTACACATTCGACAGATGAGTCTGTGGCTTGGGTAGAAGTCAAACAAGGTAGTTTATCTTGAATTACACATGTCAAATCTAGTGGAAATGATGAATTTTCAGTAGGTAATGTGTTTTCATCATATTTGTCAGGAGATATTTCTTGTGAATGGATAACATCAGGGCTAGGAGTCTCATCAGTGTGGTCAAGGTTTTGGTTGATTTTGACAGAATATTCAGAGGATATGCTGTGTTCAGAATCAGAATAATGCTCTGAAACAATAATATTGGTGGAATCAGAAAGTTCTTTTGAGGGAGACGAGCAATAGCTTTGTGTTTCATGAAGCAAGACTGCATCTGGGCTGGGAGAAGCTTTGTCCGAGAGTTTATCGACTTCAGTAACAATTAACTTGTCAGGAAAATCACAAACAGAAGCTTTACTTTCTTCAGAGTGAAAAGGCTCAGTGATAGTTTCATGTTCATCTTGGTCTGGTGAAGGTATGATAGCACAAGATGGATCTCCACTATGCAAATTTATAATGGTATCTGACAAGACGGGAACATGTAAATTATCGTCTTTGTTTGTGTCCTCAGCAGAAGGGTTCTCATATTCTGGTATTCGGGCTTGATCATCATTAAGAGATTGATTATTTGTGTGTAGTATAGATGGACTTTGAAAGTTTTCCTGAGGTTGAACTGTTATATTATACAGTTTCTCTTGTTCAGAACTGAAGTGTTTAGGTAATTGTGGAGCTTCATTAATGCAACACAGTTCTTTTGTCTGAAATCTTTCATCGGCGACATGATCACTCAGAAGCTCCTCATTGGTGGTGACACATGATGAATCAAGCTTTGTATTAGGTGAAGTGCATAAATTAAGAGGTTTATGGTCGATGATGGAAAACGATTCCTCTTGGTGAATTGTGTGAGGACTGCAAGGCTGTTTAGTCAAGAGCTGGGCAGGGCTTGTAGGGTGCTCCAAATGAGTTCCTATAGAAGTTTCTTCTGACTGATTTACTGCTGAGGAATATTCTTCTGAAGTGGTCTCCTTGGGACTAAAACGGCTTTCTAATGAATAAGCGGTAATGAGATTTGGGCAAGGAACTTCTTGCAGAGATACACTTGTATGTAATTTACTGGACTGAGGATAATCAGAATCGACCATCTCTTCTTGTGTCTTAGGTACCTCTAATGTGTCTGATGAGTATTCATGCAGTTGAGAAAAATCTTTTTTGCCTTCTAAATCATCAGCGCTGGGTGAGTCCGTATTGATATCTGGCTCATTCAGTAAAACAATGTCACAATTAGTTTGAGGGCATGTCACAATGGGAGATACTAAAGTTTGTTCAGAGGTAGAACACAGATCAGGTTTTACAGTAGGGCTGCCAGCATTTTCAGTTAAGACAGGACTCCTGGAAGGTTCACAAACCGGTGAGTTTTCTGTGTCATGGTAGGGTTCATCTAGCTGTTGATGATCAGGGCTAGCATATGGTTCAACTAGCTGTGGAAATTCGGGACTAGCATAAGGTTCGACAAGCTGAGGGTGTTCTGGACTGGTACTCATTTTCTCAGAAAGGGAGTGCTGCGGGCTGTTGTAAGGTTCCACCAACTCAGGATGTACTGGGCTATTATAGGGTTCCACTAACTGAGGGTGATCAGGGCTAGCAAATGGTTCAACAAGCGGAGTTTGTTCTGGGCTAGCAGCATGTTCAGGTGGGAAAAGGAGGTCCACTTTCTCAGAAAAGTTTGGACTACAAGCTTCAATTTCCTTGAGGTTAGAAATACTGTGAGAATTAATTTCCATTGTGGTATTAGAATTAAGAGAGGATTCATTCTGTAATAAGTTATCAGGGCTTGCAACTGTGAGTACAGTATACGGTTCCTCTGTCAGTGTATGATCCGAAGTATTATACAATTTAATCTGTAAATGGTCAGTCACTGAGTTTGTTAGATCAAGTGGATCCTGGCCACTGTCCTCAAAGGGTTCAACAGATGATTCTTGGTTAGGGCTAGATTGGGATTCAATTGGTTGTGTTTGGCCAGGGCAAGATTGGGATTCAACAGATGTTGTTTGGACAGGGCTAGATTGGGGTTCAACAAAAATATTACTATGGCTATCATGGGGATCACACGGCAACAAATCATCGGAGCCCATTTCTTTTGTAGCATCTGACTCCCCAGATATGGAATGGGTGGTGTCATCAGAACTCTCACAGGAAGCGAAAGGAACATCAGATTCCCTACACGTTTCGCTGCTTAAATGACAGTCCATGGCAGGCTCTAGTTGTGGGAGGTTATTTAGTAAATCTGTTACTGGCTGATTTAAATGTAGGTCATCCTTGTCCCCCAAGCTGGTTTTATCATTTAATTCAGTAGACTGAGATTTCTCAATACAATCGAGTGGCAATTGCTGCTCAGAGGATAAAGTCTCTTCAATTTTTAAGTTCTGTGAAGTATTCATGTTGGACTCAAGTGATggttgctgctgaaaagcattgcaTGCATTGGAATCTGTTTGATGTTCGGAAGATGCAACAGGCTTTCCAAAGTGTAAATCCTCAACTGACTGGTCAGGAGACAAAGACATATAGGCCTGTGTAGAAACAAAATCAGACATTTGCTTTTGAGCTTCTGTCGCCACATCTGGCATATGTACTGTAGCAGCAACATCAGGTACAGGCATCTGTGCAGCAGCTGTAACGTCAGGTAAAGGAATTCCAGCTGCAACATCAGGCACAACTGTTGAGCTTGCAACTGGCACCAAGGCTTCAGCAGCTACATCAGGCATCATATTATGCTCTTCAGAAATCAAGTCATGTTCAGGTGGTACTTGAGCTTCAGCTACCATGTCAAATCCAGGCACCTGTGCTTCAGCAGCCAAATCAGAACCAGGGACTTGGGCTTCAGCAGCAAGGTCAGAACCAGGAACTTGTGCTTCAGGTGCAAGATCTGAACCTGGGACTTGAGCTTCTGGTGCCAAATCAGCCCTTTGTATGTGTGCTCCAGCAGTAAGATCAGGCACTGTCCATTGTGCTGTTGCTGCCAAGTCTGGCACAGCCCACTGAGCCCCAGATCTCATATTAGTCATGGCCCACTGAGACCCTGCAGTAAGATCAGGCACAGCCCACTGTGCTCCAGCAGTCAAGTCGGGCACTGCCCATTGTGCTCCAGTGGCTACATCGGGGACACCCCATTGTGTGCCAGCAGCAAGATCAGGCATAGACCACTGAGCTCCAACGGTCATATCATGCATGGGCCAGTGTGAGCCAGCTGTTAGATCCGACATCGGCCATTGGGCACCAGCTCCTAAGTCTCCCATAGACCACTGGGTTCCTGCAGCAATATCAGGTACAGACCATGCTCCAGACATATCATGCATGTGCCATTGGTTTGCAGTTGTCAGGTCAGGAACAGACAACTGTGTTTCAGCAGCTAAGCTGGATACagaaagtggttctgcaggtggtacaCTAGGCATATGAATGTGACTTCCTGCAGACATACTGGGCAGAGGCACCTCAGCCAAATTAGGTATAGACATTTGTCCAACAGTACTCAAATTAGACATAGGAGCCTGTGCTCTAGAAGAAAAAAGTGGTAACGGTGTTCTCCTTGTTATATTAAGTAAAGGTATTTGTTCCTTGGGAAGCTTTCCGGTTGATCCTTGTGACTTGGCTTGGGATAACTGCTTCTGAATAAGAGATTTTAACCCAATACTGTGCTTAAAACCTGCAGGTTTTGACAAGGCAGTTTTTTTCTGTAACAGTGGTGGTGGTGAGGTTGACTTTCGCTTACTTACAGGAGACTTTTCTTTCTGCTTGTTTTGTGATCGAGATCGCCTCCTACGAAGAGGTGATAAGGATTTTCTTTTCTTAGTTGATAGAGAAGAAGAAAGCCTAGATGTTGACCTAGAGCGACGTCTGGAGGTTGAAAGAGAACGGGAACGCCGCCATCTTCCACGAGATCTGGAACGCTGCCACCGCGAACGTGATCTTGAAGAACTTCGTAGAGCTGGAGATCTTGAAAAAGAACGCCTCCTATTTCTTGAACGGGAAAGTCTTCTTGGTGTCACTGATCTTGAACTGGAATGAGAGCGTTTCCTACGTAATGAAGACTTTGAGTGTTTCCAAGGGGCAGACATTGAACGCGAGCGACTTCTTGATGACGATTTAGAATGTGATTTTCTCCTGCTGTTTGGAGTCTTGGAACGAGATCGCTTTGTAGAACTTGTTTTGGAGTGTAAATTTCTCTTTGATTCTGATCTACTACGTGACCTGCCTTTCCTTTCTGGTGACTTAGACAATTTCTTTTTTCGTGTTTTTGACTTGGAACGTGAACTCCTCTGCTTTGCTAAAGATTTAGAACCCTCAGTCCTCTCAGATGATTTTGATGTGGAACGTTTTCTTTTTCCTGACAATTTTGAAGTGGATCGTTTCTTTTTGCCCTTGGACTTTGATTGTGAACGCCTTTTTCGTCCTCTTGACCTGGAGCGGGAGCGTTTCTTTCTATCCGACTTAGAATGTGAACTTTTCTTTCTTGATGATGACTGGGACCGCTTTTTCCGTGATGAAGATTTAGAACCTGAACGTCGTCTTCGAGAAATAGACTTTGATCGTGAACGGGAGGCATGTCCTCTATCTTCAGAAGGTGTTCGACTATCTTTAGCTACAGATCTTGATCGGTACTGCCGCTGCTTAATGTGCGGAAATGTGTGCTTTGTACTAGAACCAGAATCATCTGCAGCTTGGAGGTCATCAACCTGTGAAAGGTCCTTCTCAGAAAGATGCCTAGACTGAAGGTCTGATTGGGAGGGCTCAGTAGATTTATCACACGAGGATTCAACAGTGGAACTAGACTTAGATTTTACACCAACATTTGCCGTATTTTGAGTACTTGATAGCTCCAAAGATGCCTTCGAACTAGACTTTGAAGTATCTGATGTAGATGCATTGGCGCTACGGAGAATACCTGAAGAGATGTTAACTTTAGAAATCTCTACATCCGATGAGTCTTCAGATGCGCTACATAGTTGAGAGATGCCGAGAGTCTTAAAGGTTTTGCTAAATTTGAATTGAACTGGCACAGTACTAACAGATGGCTTCCATGTCTCATGCAAAAAAGGCTTAGGGGACAACTTTGGATCTTCCAAGGACTTAATATTTCTGAAACCACTATAAGCAGGTTTGGCCTTTGAACTTTGATCTAGTGTTTCTAATTCAGCTTGCTTATCTTCTGTTGATGACTGGAATGAACCTTCTTTAACACGATTTTCATGGCTGTGGTCATCAGCAACTGCATTTAGATTTACTACATCATCTGCATGTTTAGTGGAGCATTCACGATCAGGGTGCTTACTGAAAACAGAGTCTGTCAGTTGCGTTAAGTCACCAGAAGAATGTCTTTGAACAGTCTTTGTAACGGAAACACTTTCCTGAGTCCCCAGTTTAGCTTCCTCATTATTCGATTGACGACTATTAGACCATTTTTCATCACGCAAAACAAAGGCACTCTGCTCTCTTGATTTACTACTTGTTTCTTCTAAATGACAGATTACTTCATTACTCTTTTGGCTACTGTCAGAACTCTCAAATTGAGCATTGTCAGGCAAGACCTTGTCCGCATCAAGTTTAGTGCAGCCGTCATTCATACTGTTTAAAGGAGGTTTAGGAACATCTTTCCAATCCAATTCTGTGCTATTAGTGTTAGAAATTGCTTCATGTCTTTGgtcttccaatttttgttttgtggAATCAGTCAAAGGCCATACACTATTAGTAGCTGGTTGTTTAGACTTTGTAATTTCATGATAATCTAAACTAGGTGAAACTGAACTATCACGAAGAACAATTTCAGAGGTAGACTTTTCTTCCTCAGCGGTGGACACCTTTTCTCCTTTCAATAAGCTGTGAACATTTAGCTCATCTTCAAGCAGTTGAGAAGATTTCACAAGATTCATCCCAAAAGGTGAGGATACTGGCAAGTTTTTAGATTTTTCAACTTGAAAAGCACTACCAAGATCTTCACTAATAGATACAGTGGTTAAAGTCTGCTTTACTTCTACAGTGGTTTTAATAGGGTGTGATAATTTCTCATCACCCGTTCCCTTCAAATTATCATTTAATACGAGTTCCATATCTGTAATACAGCTGGGTGCATTGGCATTTTCGGTTTCATTAGACGTACACATGTCATTTCTGGAATTTTGTTTTGGATAGTGGGAAAAACTATGTTCAGCAGTAAGGCTGCTTTTTATTTGCTCTAACTCTGTTATTTGAGAATCTGCTTTGGACTGACGAGCTTCCACAACCTCCTCTTCTGATTTACTTATCTTTTTTGAATTAGATTCATAATCTATTAATTGCGTTTCAAGCCTTTCTTTCAAGGAACTTTGTTTTATTACATCTTCATCCAAGGTTGGGGATTTTAAATTGGAAGTGCTTTTCTGGTGGGAAAAATCATCGTTTAACATACCTGAATCTTCCACAATTTGTTTGCAAATTTTGGGGGAAATACTACATCTTGAACTAGCAAGTACGGGAACATTTTGGCTTTCATCTGAAATTAAACTATTGATCTTGATACCTTCATCCTTGTATGATAAATCCAATTCCATATTACAAGTAACTGGAGAAAAACATGATTTTGCTTCAGAAGTGATATGGTCACTTGCTGAACAGGTTTTCGAAGAATCAACCCACTTTTCTGCATGCAATTCCGGTATGTCTTCCTTTTCTGTGAGGTTAGGATGGTCAGAATCAGTATGTTTCTGAGACAGGCATTTCATCACTGGTGTATCCATGCTAGCATTTTGCATGTACTTGATGGATTCAGAATCTTGCAGTATCTCTATACAATTTGGCAAAGGATCAGTACTTGACAGTTCTGTGTTTGGAGAGGTGGTGGCTTTGCATGCAAACTCTGAACCGTCATAGGCAAATTCAGGTTCTCCTTCCACATTAGATTTAGTGTGACACACAGAATCGGTTAAGGGAACAACCACGGATCTCTCATCACAAAATTCAGCCTTCTTATATTCAGGTGACTCTACGGTACAAGAGCTTGCCAACAGCGATAGTCCAAATGATTTACACACAATTCCATTTTCTGTATCAATGCCTAAAGTATCTTGTTCTGGCTGTTCATCGGTCCTTAGCTCCACAACCTTTTCATTATCTGTTGCTCTCTCAACCTCAAAGGTGTTAGTTTTTTCAGCTATAAATACAATTTCTGCAGACTGTTCTATGCAATCAATATGTGTGGGTGTTAAAGAGTCTTGCTCGATATCCATGTCGCATTCTATAGAAATGTCTTCATTAAATGCAGTATTAGAAGAAATACCCTGTTCCACTGGACACAACTCCATGTCTATACTATTATCATTGCATGGCATAAGCATAACTACTGGTGAACTGTTTTTTGACTCATATGAACTGTCTTTTGATTGAGTCACTGAAGTCACATCAGGCAATTTCATTTCACTATGGTTTTCTACTGTAGATTCATTTGGACCAAGTAATTCCACAGCTGATTCAGAGATGGGAAGGGTTTTTTCGTCTATTGACATGCTTCCAGGTATCTGTTCTTCAGCAGAAGATTTGGACTGCAATGTAGGTTCACTTTCCACAGATTTTGACTTTAAAATTAAAGACCCAGACTGGACTTTACCAGATATTGACAGCAATGTGGATTTGTCTCCCCTTGAAACTGAAGTAGACCTTGACTTTCTTTTGCTTGCTGAATGAGATGGTGACTTTTGTCTCTGTACACCTGAACCAGACATAGATCTAGGCCTCCTAGTGTTTGAGCCTGTTCTTGATCGGCATCTTCTGGAGGTAGATCTCGACCTGCGTCTTATGGAGGCCGATCTTGATCTGCGCCTTCTGGAGGCCGATCTTGACCTGCGCCTCCTGAATGCTGAGGTAGACCTCGATCTGCGCCTCCTGGAAGCTGATGTGGACCTCGACCTGCGCCTTCTGGAAACCGAGGGAGACCTTGACTTGCGCCTCCTGGAAACCGAGGGGGACCTCGACCTGCGCCTCCTGGAAACCGAGGGGGACCTCGACCGGCGCCTCCTAGAGACAGAGGGGGACCTCAACCGGCGCCTCCTGGAAACAGAGGGAGACCTCGACCGGCGCCTCCTGGAAACAGAGGGAGACCTCGACCGGCGCCTCCTGGAAACAGAGGGAGACCTCGACCGGCGCCTCCTGGAAGCAGAGGGGGACCTCGACCGGCGCCTCCTGGAAGCCGAGGGGGACCTCGACCGGCGCCTTCTGGAAGCCAAGGGGGACTTTGACTTTCGTCTTCGGGAGGTAGACCTTGACCTGCGTCTTCTGGAGGCAGAGCTAGATCTCTGTCTTTTAGAGGTCACAACAGATCTGGACCTGCGTTTTTGTACAGGTGAACGAGATCTAGACCTACGCCTCCTAACAGGGGAGACTGTTTTTGACTTTTGCCTTTTAACGGGAGAGGCAGACTTAGATTTCCGCTTCTTAGAAGGCGAGCTAGACTTTGAAGGAGTCCTTATCACAGATTTCGATTTTCGTTTACTTGCTGATCTTGAGCGCATTTTATGTTTACGGCTAGTCGATCTTGATTTTCTTCTATTTGCTGACCGTGATCTTGATCTTATTCTTTTAGCACTGGACCTTGTCCTTGAATTACGTCTTTTTTCATATGACCTTGATCTAGACCTACGCCTTTTTCCAATGGACCTTGTTCTAGACCTTCGTCTCCTTTCAATTGACACAGACCTTTGCCTGTTTCTTATAGACTTTGACCACCAACTCCTTATTGGG
The Ranitomeya imitator isolate aRanImi1 chromosome 3, aRanImi1.pri, whole genome shotgun sequence genome window above contains:
- the SON gene encoding protein SON isoform X1, encoding MKITGDKSDLSISQAGTGTAAPQCEDPSKQLPISLLPGPLENMDGSHNGELPAPETENAPECSAGATQNEGSSETVTKPEDTEAKPMEIVEPQDPAPEKDSESKDLKTTDLSSDDEVKKDSSKKKSKKHKKHKSKKKKKKKKKERNEKRSKSTSSAEDQENASSEIKSSWKPVISPPGEQDRINILSSQTVENVDALPSLGVQENVDSVKGQPTGPQLDIDSGFFGPKCPNEMQFSVSSNNLPICEVEMAEPSKSLDINCQQNNENVKCTDEQHEKLHTNCETTEPLQKEISLPKPETVHSEGKSVELGESRLNSEGNKDLLKQPDNISSLPLPPQTESISTSLSKSIAKSRSRSKSLTREIRSRSKSSTKLPKKQASSKSLTRQRSRSSSVVRRRRSRSSSAGQRRRSRSKTPIRRRRSRSSTPVRYSKSPIRSWWSKSIRNRQRSVSIERRRRSRTRSIGKRRRSRSRSYEKRRNSRTRSSAKRIRSRSRSANRRKSRSTSRKHKMRSRSASKRKSKSVIRTPSKSSSPSKKRKSKSASPVKRQKSKTVSPVRRRRSRSRSPVQKRRSRSVVTSKRQRSSSASRRRRSRSTSRRRKSKSPLASRRRRSRSPSASRRRRSRSPSASRRRRSRSPSVSRRRRSRSPSVSRRRRSRSPSVSRRRRLRSPSVSRRRRSRSPSVSRRRRSRSPSVSRRRKSRSPSVSRRRRSRSTSASRRRRSRSTSAFRRRRSRSASRRRRSRSASIRRRSRSTSRRCRSRTGSNTRRPRSMSGSGVQRQKSPSHSASKRKSRSTSVSRGDKSTLLSISGKVQSGSLILKSKSVESEPTLQSKSSAEEQIPGSMSIDEKTLPISESAVELLGPNESTVENHSEMKLPDVTSVTQSKDSSYESKNSSPVVMLMPCNDNSIDMELCPVEQGISSNTAFNEDISIECDMDIEQDSLTPTHIDCIEQSAEIVFIAEKTNTFEVERATDNEKVVELRTDEQPEQDTLGIDTENGIVCKSFGLSLLASSCTVESPEYKKAEFCDERSVVVPLTDSVCHTKSNVEGEPEFAYDGSEFACKATTSPNTELSSTDPLPNCIEILQDSESIKYMQNASMDTPVMKCLSQKHTDSDHPNLTEKEDIPELHAEKWVDSSKTCSASDHITSEAKSCFSPVTCNMELDLSYKDEGIKINSLISDESQNVPVLASSRCSISPKICKQIVEDSGMLNDDFSHQKSTSNLKSPTLDEDVIKQSSLKERLETQLIDYESNSKKISKSEEEVVEARQSKADSQITELEQIKSSLTAEHSFSHYPKQNSRNDMCTSNETENANAPSCITDMELVLNDNLKGTGDEKLSHPIKTTVEVKQTLTTVSISEDLGSAFQVEKSKNLPVSSPFGMNLVKSSQLLEDELNVHSLLKGEKVSTAEEEKSTSEIVLRDSSVSPSLDYHEITKSKQPATNSVWPLTDSTKQKLEDQRHEAISNTNSTELDWKDVPKPPLNSMNDGCTKLDADKVLPDNAQFESSDSSQKSNEVICHLEETSSKSREQSAFVLRDEKWSNSRQSNNEEAKLGTQESVSVTKTVQRHSSGDLTQLTDSVFSKHPDRECSTKHADDVVNLNAVADDHSHENRVKEGSFQSSTEDKQAELETLDQSSKAKPAYSGFRNIKSLEDPKLSPKPFLHETWKPSVSTVPVQFKFSKTFKTLGISQLCSASEDSSDVEISKVNISSGILRSANASTSDTSKSSSKASLELSSTQNTANVGVKSKSSSTVESSCDKSTEPSQSDLQSRHLSEKDLSQVDDLQAADDSGSSTKHTFPHIKQRQYRSRSVAKDSRTPSEDRGHASRSRSKSISRRRRSGSKSSSRKKRSQSSSRKKSSHSKSDRKKRSRSRSRGRKRRSQSKSKGKKKRSTSKLSGKRKRSTSKSSERTEGSKSLAKQRSSRSKSKTRKKKLSKSPERKGRSRSRSESKRNLHSKTSSTKRSRSKTPNSRRKSHSKSSSRSRSRSMSAPWKHSKSSLRRKRSHSSSRSVTPRRLSRSRNRRRSFSRSPALRSSSRSRSRWQRSRSRGRWRRSRSLSTSRRRSRSTSRLSSSLSTKKRKSLSPLRRRRSRSQNKQKEKSPVSKRKSTSPPPLLQKKTALSKPAGFKHSIGLKSLIQKQLSQAKSQGSTGKLPKEQIPLLNITRRTPLPLFSSRAQAPMSNLSTVGQMSIPNLAEVPLPSMSAGSHIHMPSVPPAEPLSVSSLAAETQLSVPDLTTANQWHMHDMSGAWSVPDIAAGTQWSMGDLGAGAQWPMSDLTAGSHWPMHDMTVGAQWSMPDLAAGTQWGVPDVATGAQWAVPDLTAGAQWAVPDLTAGSQWAMTNMRSGAQWAVPDLAATAQWTVPDLTAGAHIQRADLAPEAQVPGSDLAPEAQVPGSDLAAEAQVPGSDLAAEAQVPGFDMVAEAQVPPEHDLISEEHNMMPDVAAEALVPVASSTVVPDVAAGIPLPDVTAAAQMPVPDVAATVHMPDVATEAQKQMSDFVSTQAYMSLSPDQSVEDLHFGKPVASSEHQTDSNACNAFQQQPSLESNMNTSQNLKIEETLSSEQQLPLDCIEKSQSTELNDKTSLGDKDDLHLNQPVTDLLNNLPQLEPAMDCHLSSETCRESDVPFASCESSDDTTHSISGESDATKEMGSDDLLPCDPHDSHSNIFVEPQSSPVQTTSVESQSCPGQTQPIESQSSPNQESSVEPFEDSGQDPLDLTNSVTDHLQIKLYNTSDHTLTEEPYTVLTVASPDNLLQNESSLNSNTTMEINSHSISNLKEIEACSPNFSEKVDLLFPPEHAASPEQTPLVEPFASPDHPQLVEPYNSPVHPELVEPYNSPQHSLSEKMSTSPEHPQLVEPYASPEFPQLVEPYASPDHQQLDEPYHDTENSPVCEPSRSPVLTENAGSPTVKPDLCSTSEQTLVSPIVTCPQTNCDIVLLNEPDINTDSPSADDLEGKKDFSQLHEYSSDTLEVPKTQEEMVDSDYPQSSKLHTSVSLQEVPCPNLITAYSLESRFSPKETTSEEYSSAVNQSEETSIGTHLEHPTSPAQLLTKQPCSPHTIHQEESFSIIDHKPLNLCTSPNTKLDSSCVTTNEELLSDHVADERFQTKELCCINEAPQLPKHFSSEQEKLYNITVQPQENFQSPSILHTNNQSLNDDQARIPEYENPSAEDTNKDDNLHVPVLSDTIINLHSGDPSCAIIPSPDQDEHETITEPFHSEESKASVCDFPDKLIVTEVDKLSDKASPSPDAVLLHETQSYCSSPSKELSDSTNIIVSEHYSDSEHSISSEYSVKINQNLDHTDETPSPDVIHSQEISPDKYDENTLPTENSSFPLDLTCVIQDKLPCLTSTQATDSSVECVKHKPEDNGECITSHHFTITPPDLLPYDSDQPTDTCTGPSSEPVPFNSQPPPELLPYDSEQPANSFLSISDYSTEQGSSVFHAPPELLPYDSDQPIDLHNQQPQHTEELLVHDSTTIHPEPNKALDLPSVDSEESLSNSACLAIHEVPEKCEPCNEDVDPQPNFVKEVSSESPLTEHMSTSETRQEHSVPSPVADCTLEYPGSSLSSTDENHSIHQSVENEQPVVQLDSGSDSTENLTFRSEDKTEQMSLLKNIPDTSEAQCTSKLMNTSESETSRVLPLMQEDISLDTTQQSTPQKTLTDADYTQSQPASRNTDPISEVKSRPEHSRSRSRDRKKSRSKSVPKNKRSRSKSVTKKSHAKSLVKSRRSKSRSASTESNRQSPVVKKKESTHVVRKRSSRSASVGSRRRSHSVSVSPRKRSKSSSVGRKSNRRHSRSPSEIRRRSRSQSVPSRRRSQSLSRRRRSPSSPATRKKSSPSPSVMRRRRSVSASRRRRSPSPTASRSRRSPSPTTRRRRSPSVTRRRRSPSPIVTRRRRSPSIVTRRRRSPSPIVTRRRRSPSSTRRKRSRSPSAPRRRRSPSPFTTRRRRSNSPATSRRRRSPSPEFRRKRSPSLSVSHNRHSRSPSVPRKRRSRSTSASRRRRSRSASQRKRSRSVSSPRKKRSKSASKSPTGKQSKSDRSPSPSQSDISRKRKTRSRSSSRDKKTVEKRRKRSSSKDSSKDYYSAKQRRKSRTPPRRKKSRSPVRRASVCKSPVRRRRSRSPIRRKSFSRSPIRRKRSRSRDMSMDSARSPKRLTDLDKAQLLEIAKANAAAMCVKAGVPLPPSLKPITTSTAGVDENITHRTYGVTIQELTEKCKQIAQSKEDDVIVNKPHDSDEEEEDRPFYNHPFKVSEHKPISFSLLNPSLKPAPKTQVTLTKEFPVSSGSQHRKKEDKVYGEWVPVDKNTEESKDDVFTNTGPSQPVDISSAMNERAVAQTRLTGNPFDIEAVYMLSRAQEQIDAWAQSTSIPGLFTGTTGAQILSPEEISISGPQAWLRKDQFLKAAPVSGGRGALLMRKMGWREGEGLGRNNKGNVDPILLDFKTDRKGLVADGEKASNKAVVPAMKDLSGKHPISALMELCNKKKLSPPEFELVDDTGPEHRKRFLFRVTVNGVLCQPSQPSLTKKLAKATAAAAALQALGALPKENMTSTTNFCSASSTTL